The following are from one region of the Chionomys nivalis chromosome 16, mChiNiv1.1, whole genome shotgun sequence genome:
- the LOC130887913 gene encoding LOW QUALITY PROTEIN: dnaJ homolog subfamily A member 1-like (The sequence of the model RefSeq protein was modified relative to this genomic sequence to represent the inferred CDS: substituted 1 base at 1 genomic stop codon), which produces MVKETTYYDVLGVKPNATQEELKKAYRKLALKYHPDKNPNEGEKFKQISQAYEVLADSKKRELYDKGGEQVIKEGGAGGGFGSPMDIFDMFFGGGGRMQRERRGKNVVHQLSVTLEDLYNGATRKLALQKNVICDKCEGRGGKKGAVECCPNCRGTGMQIRIHQIGPGMVQQIQSVCMECQGHGERISPKDRCKSCNGRKIVREKKILEVHIDKGMKDGQKITFHGEGDQEPGLEPGDIIIVLDQKDHAVFTRXGEDLFMCMDIQLVEALCGFQKPISTLDNRTIVITSHPGQIVKHGDIKCVLNEGMPIYRRPYEKGRLIIEFKVNFPENGFLSPDKLSLLEKLLPERKEVEETDEMDQVELVDFDPNQERRCHYNGEAYEDDEHHPRGGVQCQTS; this is translated from the coding sequence ATGGTGAAAGAAACCACTTACTATGATGTTTTGGGGGTCAAACCCAATGCCACCCAGGAAGAATTGAAAAAGGCTTATAGAAAATTGGCCTTGAAGTACCACCCCGATAAGAATCCAAATGAAGGCGAAAAGTTTAAACAGATTTCTCAAGCTTATGAAGTTCTTGCTGATTCCAAAAAAAGGGAGTTATATGATAAAGGAGGAGAGCAGGTGATTAAAGAGGGTGGAGCAGGTGGTGGTTTTGGCTCACCCATGGATATCTTTGATATGTTctttggaggaggaggaaggatgcagagagaaaggagaggtaaAAATGTTGTGCATCAGCTCTCAGTGACCTTAGAAGACTTGTATAATGGTGCAACAAGAAAACTGGCTCTGCAGAAGAATGTGATCTGTGACAAATGTGAAGGCCGAGGTGGTAAGAAAGGAGCAGTAGAGTGCTGTCCCAACTGTCGTGGGACTGGCATGCAAATAAGGATTCATCAGATCGGACCAGGAATGGTCCAGCAAATTCAGTCAGTGTGCATGGAATGCCAGGGTCATGGAGAACGTATCAGTCCTAAAGACAGATGTAAAAGCTGCAATGGAAGAAAGATAGTTCGAGAGAAGAAGATTTTAGAAGTTCATATTGATAAAGGCATGAAAGATGGTCAGAAGATAACATTCCATGGTGAAGGAGACCAAGAACCAGGACTGGAGCCAGGAGACATTATCATTGTGTTAGACCAGAAGGACCATGCGGTTTTTACACGATGAGGAGAAGACCTTTTCATGTGTATGGACATACAGCTGGTTGAAGCATTGTGCGGCTTCCAAAAGCCAATATCCACTCTTGACAACCGAACCATAGTCATCACCTCTCATCCAGGTCAGATTGTCAAGCATGGAGATATAAAATGTGTGCTGAACGAAGGTATGCCAATATATCGTCGGCCATATGAAAAAGGACGTCTAATCATTGAGTTTAAGGTAAACTTTCCTGAGAATGGCTTTCTCTCTcctgataaactttctttgctggAAAAACTCCTTCCTGAAAGGAAGGAAGTAGAAGAGACTGATGAGATGGATCAGGTAGAACTGGTGGACTTTGATCCAAATCAGGAAAGACGGTGTCATTATAATGGAGAAGCATATGAGGACGATGAACATCACCCTAGAGGTGGCGTTCAGTGTCAGACCTCCTAA